The genome window CAGGTGGAGTGCTCCAGACGGTGGCGTGGACGCTGCAGAGGCAAAAGCGATGATGGTTTCTATGTGGAACAGCGAGGAGAAAGAGTCCTTTAGAATTGATTTGTGGACCAAAGATATGCCCGTAGACGAGATGCGTGTTTTCTTTCATCAAACTCTAGTTTCTATGGCAGATACTTATCATCGTGCAACTAATGATGACAAGATGCGGGATACCATGATCGATTTCTGTGATTATTTTGCAGAGAAGCTGAATCTTAAGGAAGAAGGGGAGTAGGTTTAAGGGAGTCTTGAGCTTAGAGCTTTATATAGCATAGAGGTTGGAAAACATCAATTACAGTAAAACGTTTATTGTTTTTTTAAATCTTATGGAACATTGAATTAGAGTACATAAACAGGTCTTATGGAAGAACCACTTTTTGATCACAACCTACTCATAGAGATGGCATGGTATAAAATGCCTTTCGGGACTCATAAAGGAAAGTTTTTAAGTGAATTGCCAGAGTCGTATTACATCTGGTTCAGAAGGCAAGGTTTTCCTACGGGTAAATTGGGTAATTATATGACCAGTGTTTACGATATGAAAGTCAACGGGATAGAAGATATTCTAAGAGAAATACGCAGGAACACCGTTAATGACAGACCGGTTTTTTAATAGGGTTATTCAAAAATCAAGATGATGGAATAAATAAGGGCTCCATGTTTAAGACGTTCTGTTCCATAGCTGCATCATCTTTGTGCAGACTCTAAATTATATTCCCATCGTGGGAATGCGATAAAACCTTAAATTGATAGTTACTGGTAATAAGTGGCTGTCCAAAAAGTTTTTAATGTCTATGTTTTTTTTTAACCTTACTGAACTCTGAACTCTGAACTCTGAACTCTGAACTCTGAACTCTGAATTCTGAACTCTGAACTTTAATTAATCGTCTCATTAATACCACCTATATAGCTCAACAACTCCTCTTTACCTTGATTGTTAGAAGCACTGGTGATAAAATAAGGAGGCATTTCTTCCCATATTCCTTCCAGTAAATACTTTTTGTAAGCATCCACATTGCGTTCTAATGCTTTGGGTTTTAATTTATCTGCTTTGGTAAAAATGATGCTAAAAGGAATTTCACTCTCGCCTAGCCATTCCATAAATTCTACATCTATAGGTTGTGGATCATGTCTTACGTCTACTAACACAAATCCCGATACCAACTGCTCGCGTTTCTCAAAATACTTCGTTATAAATTTTTGAAATTTAGCTTTACTAGATTTGGAAACTCGTGCATAACCATAACCTGGTAAATCGACCAGATGCCATGATTTATTGATCAAAAAGTGATTGATCAACTGCGTTTTACCGGGTCTTCCAGAAGTTTTGGCAAGACTTTTTTGATTCACTAACATGTTGATTAATGAAGACTTACCTACGTTAGACCTGCCTATAAAGGCATATTCTGGAATACCAGAATTGGGACATTTGGATACGTCTTGATTAGATATAATAAATTCTGCGCTCGTAATATTCATATGACAAAGATACAGTTAAGGAGAATAGTAAACCCTTTCAGGGACATTTTTAAGCAGGAGTTGTTGATGAAGTAGTAAGTGATATTGGAGGAATGAGGAATGAGGAGTGAGGAATGAGTGATGAAGGGATGTGGAATTTGGGTTGAGGAATGAGGAGTGAGGAATGAGGGATGAAGGGATGTGGAATTCAGGTTGAGGAATGAGGAATGAGGAATGAGGAATGTGGAATGTGGAATGTGGAATGTGGAATGTGGAATTTGGGTTGAGGTATGTGGGAGTAGGAATGAGGAATGAGGGATGTGGAATTTGGGTTGAGGTATGTGGGATGAGTAATGAGGCTTGAGGGATTTGGGTTGAGAGATGAGGGATGAGGAAGTTTAAAATATTCAAGAGAATAAAGATGATTTTACCCAACCGGTTGGACCAATCGGTGCAGTTTTGCCTGAAGAAAAAGTATAAAATTATAGAGCAGCTGTCAAGGCAACCCCAAAGGTTTTAAGCGAGAACAACAGATTGAAAAAACGTGTTGAGTACTTCTTGACTTTTAAGTTTAGATATAGATTTAAGTTTCAAATCGGCAACTTCAAAGGTTTTTAAGCTAAAAAAAGAATATCAAATGTAGGATTTTGGTGTGATTCCATATAGAAGGCTGGAGTAGAATAGGAACTAGAAATCAGAACAGGTATCTCTTCCAGATGCTTATCTGTAAGTTGTTGATGAATCCTAATCAGTTCCCATCTGTTTAGCTTCAAAAGGTCCAGATGTTTTTTAAAATTCCTATAAACCAATAAGTTAGCGATAAAGATCAGTTGATTAATGTCCAGATATTGTTATTCAAATAATTTTTAATCTCAACGTTTTTGCAAATAGTATGGAACATGGAACCTCGTCTCACAGTCCACGTTTCTCCAACCAGCTGTTTAAAATATCGTTGAATTGATCTGGATGTTCCATCATGGCAGCGTGGCCACATTTGTCCACCCAATAAAGGTCACTGTTGGGTAGTTTTTCATGAAACTCTA of Nonlabens sp. Ci31 contains these proteins:
- the gldC gene encoding gliding motility protein GldC, with the protein product MSDKKNRSTIKIGIELDENRVPEHIRWSAPDGGVDAAEAKAMMVSMWNSEEKESFRIDLWTKDMPVDEMRVFFHQTLVSMADTYHRATNDDKMRDTMIDFCDYFAEKLNLKEEGE
- a CDS encoding DUF3820 family protein produces the protein MEEPLFDHNLLIEMAWYKMPFGTHKGKFLSELPESYYIWFRRQGFPTGKLGNYMTSVYDMKVNGIEDILREIRRNTVNDRPVF
- the yihA gene encoding ribosome biogenesis GTP-binding protein YihA/YsxC — translated: MNITSAEFIISNQDVSKCPNSGIPEYAFIGRSNVGKSSLINMLVNQKSLAKTSGRPGKTQLINHFLINKSWHLVDLPGYGYARVSKSSKAKFQKFITKYFEKREQLVSGFVLVDVRHDPQPIDVEFMEWLGESEIPFSIIFTKADKLKPKALERNVDAYKKYLLEGIWEEMPPYFITSASNNQGKEELLSYIGGINETIN